In Alicyclobacillus macrosporangiidus CPP55, a single window of DNA contains:
- the yqeH gene encoding ribosome biogenesis GTPase YqeH encodes MAEGSVMICAGCGAPLQSEIPEAPGYVPASALNRDKPVCRRCFRIRHYGEFVPVVVSPEAYRLAVAGIARHPGLVLYVLDVFDLNGSMVPSLAELVGTSPVWAVVNKVDLLPAEVRPDALARWVRRLVEERGVRCDGVWFVSGRTGFGIDQLLAALDERREDRVYAVGMANVGKSTLLNRLVRSGRAEPVLTESRMPGTTLGVVEMEGTLPSGRVVSFVDTPGLMHGGRVIDRLCPDCLKRAVPSDRLRPRVYQLNPRQSLWIAGFARFDFVAGERQPVVVYVSNDLVVHRTKLERADIIGEERYEEVLRVPCPDCRARLGELRPLVVGAGRYRGDGRARTDLPVPRQGCDVVLAGLGWITLFGRDLAGRLFAPEGIQVTVRERMIGGVTRQTVRRHPHA; translated from the coding sequence TTGGCTGAGGGATCGGTCATGATCTGCGCCGGTTGCGGCGCGCCGCTGCAGTCGGAGATTCCGGAGGCGCCCGGATACGTCCCGGCCAGCGCCTTGAACCGGGACAAGCCGGTGTGCCGGCGATGTTTTCGCATCCGGCACTACGGCGAATTTGTCCCGGTGGTGGTGTCCCCGGAGGCGTACCGGCTGGCCGTCGCGGGCATCGCGCGGCATCCGGGGTTGGTCCTCTACGTGCTCGACGTGTTCGACCTGAATGGATCGATGGTGCCTAGCCTCGCGGAACTGGTGGGGACAAGCCCGGTGTGGGCCGTGGTGAACAAGGTGGACCTGCTGCCTGCGGAGGTACGCCCCGACGCACTGGCCCGTTGGGTCCGGCGCCTGGTCGAGGAGCGCGGGGTCCGATGTGACGGGGTGTGGTTCGTCAGCGGTCGAACGGGTTTCGGGATCGACCAACTGCTGGCTGCGTTGGACGAACGGCGGGAGGACCGCGTGTACGCTGTCGGGATGGCAAACGTCGGCAAGTCGACCCTGTTGAACCGCTTGGTCCGGTCGGGCCGCGCCGAGCCGGTGCTCACCGAATCCCGGATGCCCGGGACCACGCTCGGCGTGGTGGAGATGGAAGGGACGCTGCCCTCCGGGCGCGTCGTGTCGTTCGTCGACACACCTGGTCTGATGCACGGGGGGCGCGTGATCGACCGTTTGTGCCCCGATTGCTTGAAACGGGCCGTGCCTTCGGACCGGCTCCGGCCGCGTGTCTATCAACTCAATCCGCGGCAATCCCTGTGGATCGCGGGGTTTGCTCGCTTCGACTTTGTGGCAGGTGAACGTCAACCGGTCGTCGTCTATGTGAGCAACGATCTGGTGGTGCATCGGACCAAGCTGGAGCGGGCAGACATCATCGGGGAGGAGCGGTATGAGGAAGTGCTTCGAGTGCCCTGCCCGGACTGCCGCGCGCGACTGGGCGAGTTGCGCCCGCTCGTCGTCGGGGCGGGCCGCTACCGGGGAGACGGCCGGGCGCGGACGGATCTGCCAGTGCCGCGTCAGGGTTGTGACGTGGTCCTGGCGGGCCTCGGCTGGATCACGCTGTTCGGCCGTGATCTTGCCGGCCGGCTGTTCGCGCCGGAAGGGATCCAGGTGACCGTGCGGGAGCGGATGATCGGCGGGGTGACCCGCCAAACCGTGCGCCGCCATCCGCACGCATGA
- a CDS encoding YqeG family HAD IIIA-type phosphatase, which translates to MPSFWERWMPDEYVASVHDIDLNRLHRQGRRLILCDLDNTLVPWNDPQVPDVLRDWIRRGQELGFSFCIVSNNRGPRVSRFAQESGLPHIAAARKPKPAAFQEAMRRFDARPEQTVMVGDQLFTDVRGGNRCGIYTILVLPIHRREWWGTKVLRIAERFVLNRLLRRGLRVPERQAGQAERSGQDWLRDRS; encoded by the coding sequence ATGCCGAGTTTTTGGGAGCGCTGGATGCCGGACGAGTACGTTGCGTCGGTGCACGACATCGACCTGAACCGTCTGCACCGGCAGGGCCGGCGCCTCATTTTGTGCGATTTGGACAACACGCTCGTGCCCTGGAACGATCCGCAGGTGCCTGATGTGCTTCGGGATTGGATCCGGCGCGGGCAGGAGCTGGGATTTTCGTTTTGTATCGTTTCGAACAATCGCGGGCCACGTGTGTCGCGCTTCGCGCAGGAATCTGGCCTGCCGCACATCGCGGCGGCCCGTAAGCCGAAACCCGCGGCGTTCCAAGAGGCCATGCGGCGGTTCGACGCGCGTCCGGAGCAGACCGTGATGGTCGGTGACCAGCTGTTCACCGATGTGCGCGGGGGGAACCGGTGCGGCATTTACACCATCCTCGTCTTGCCCATCCACCGGCGGGAGTGGTGGGGGACGAAGGTGCTGCGGATCGCCGAACGGTTCGTGCTGAACCGCCTGCTTCGGCGCGGGTTGCGGGTGCCGGAGCGACAAGCGGGCCAGGCAGAGAGGAGCGGACAGGATTGGCTGAGGGATCGGTCATGA
- a CDS encoding DUF6897 domain-containing protein: MDFSFMQDSIGKTIQLERGGPDRLVGKLVAIMEDCIALETAEEGVVYVNGHHIKTISESVIPEVQMTRSAAEENEPPAVEEHPPLVEAANFEDLLGKLRHRLVRVNHGGPNALQGVLIELRPGVVTILHEMKDYVHYPTYHIRSVTWVLNQRRDRAGGGAGERQDRKEGRNK; this comes from the coding sequence ATGGACTTCAGCTTCATGCAGGACTCCATCGGGAAAACCATTCAGCTGGAACGAGGCGGACCGGACAGACTCGTAGGGAAGCTGGTTGCCATCATGGAGGACTGTATCGCATTGGAAACGGCCGAAGAGGGCGTGGTGTACGTCAACGGTCACCACATCAAGACCATCTCGGAGTCGGTGATTCCAGAAGTGCAGATGACGCGGTCGGCGGCCGAAGAGAACGAACCCCCAGCCGTTGAGGAGCACCCGCCACTGGTGGAGGCGGCGAATTTTGAGGACCTGCTGGGCAAGCTCCGGCACCGTCTGGTGCGGGTCAACCACGGCGGACCGAACGCATTGCAGGGCGTCTTGATTGAGCTTCGGCCCGGCGTGGTCACGATTCTCCACGAGATGAAGGACTACGTGCACTATCCGACGTACCACATCCGGAGCGTGACCTGGGTTCTCAACCAGCGGCGGGATCGTGCCGGAGGTGGGGCGGGAGAGCGGCAAGATCGCAAGGAAGGGCGGAACAAGTGA
- the sigK gene encoding RNA polymerase sporulation sigma factor SigK — protein MTGLFTLLALVLKDVSVFVSYVKNHSFPQPLSAEEEAECIRRMQAGDQNARNTLIEHNLRLVAHLAKKFESSGEDMDDLISIGTIGLIKAVESYTLDRGTKLATFAARCIHNEILMYLRSTKRHRRDASLHDPIGVDKDGNEMTLADLLGSDPDDVINEVDLSWEKQKVFEHLPLLPEREREVLCKRFGILDGEERTQREIAAEMGISRSYVSRIERKALNKLYAQLRSGKGLS, from the coding sequence ATGACCGGATTGTTCACCCTGTTGGCTTTGGTCTTGAAGGACGTCTCCGTATTCGTCTCCTATGTCAAGAATCACTCTTTTCCCCAACCGCTCTCGGCCGAGGAGGAGGCGGAGTGCATCCGCAGAATGCAGGCCGGTGACCAGAACGCCCGCAACACCTTGATTGAGCACAACCTGCGGTTGGTCGCCCACTTGGCCAAGAAATTTGAGAGCTCTGGCGAGGATATGGACGATCTCATCTCCATCGGCACCATCGGTCTCATCAAGGCGGTGGAGAGCTATACGCTGGACCGCGGGACCAAGCTGGCCACCTTCGCGGCCCGGTGCATCCACAACGAGATCCTCATGTACTTGAGGAGTACGAAACGCCACCGCAGGGACGCGTCCCTGCACGATCCCATCGGCGTCGACAAGGATGGAAACGAGATGACTTTGGCGGACCTGCTCGGGTCGGACCCGGACGACGTGATCAATGAGGTCGACCTGTCGTGGGAAAAGCAGAAGGTTTTCGAGCACCTTCCCCTGTTGCCAGAGCGCGAGCGGGAGGTGTTGTGCAAACGGTTCGGCATCCTCGACGGGGAGGAGCGGACACAACGCGAAATTGCCGCCGAAATGGGGATTTCCCGGTCGTACGTGTCGCGCATCGAGCGCAAGGCTCTGAACAAACTGTACGCCCAGCTGCGCAGCGGGAAAGGGTTGTCATGA